A segment of the Candidatus Binatia bacterium genome:
CCTTCCAAGCAGCCGCGATAGAGATGCGGGATGATTCCTGAAAGCATACGCGCCAGTGTGCTCTTGCCGCATCCCGAGGGGCCCGAGATCAGGTGAAATTCGCCTCGCCTGGCCTCGAAATCTAGCGGCCCCACGGCGGTACGACACCCCATGTATCGGTACGCGGCCCTCTCGGCCGTCACGATGACGCCC
Coding sequences within it:
- a CDS encoding ATP-binding cassette domain-containing protein produces the protein MTAERAAYRYMGCRTAVGPLDFEARRGEFHLISGPSGCGKSTLARMLSGIIPHLYRGCLEG